The genomic DNA CCATCCGTCCTACATCGAACCTTATCAGGGGGCGGCTACAGGCGTTGGCGGCATTCTGCGGGACGTCTTCACCATGGGCGCGCGCCCGATTGCGGCGATGAATTCGCTGTCGTTTGGCGATCCCAGCCACCACAAAACCCGCCAACTGGTCCACGGCGTCGTCGCAGGAGTGGGCGGTTACGGCAATTGTTTCGGCGTGCCAACCGTGGGTGGCGAAGTGCGGTTCCACCCTGCCTATAACGGTAACTGCTTGGTCAATGCTTTTGCCGCAGGCCTCGCTGACACTGATAAAATCTTCTACTCGGCGGCCTCCGGTATCGGCATGCCTGTCGTTTACCTCGGCGCAAAAACTGGCCGTGACGGTGTCGGCGGCGCGACCATGGCGTCCGCTGAATTCGACGACACAATTGAGGACAAACGCCCCACCGTTCAAGTCGGTGATCCCTTCACCGAAAAGCGCCTGATGGAAGCGACACTGGAACTGATGGCGACGGGTGCGGTTATTTCCATTCAAGACATGGGTGCTGCTGGCCTGACCTGTTCAGCCGTTGAAATGGGCGACAAAGGTGGGCTTGGGGTCAAACTCAACCTCGAAGATGTGCCGCAGCGCGAAACCAACATGACCGCCTACGAAATGATGCTGTCGGAATCCCAAGAACGCATGCTGATGGTCCTGAAACCAGAACTTGAGGCAGAGGCGCGCGCAGTGTTCGTGAAATGGGACCTCGATTTTGCCATCGTCGGTGAAACCATAGCTGAAGACCGCTTTTTGGTGCTGCACAACGGCGTCGTGAAGGCCGACCTGCCGCTTGCAACGCTGTCAGGGTCCGCCCCAGAATATGACCGCCCATGGGTTGAAACACCAACGCCGGACCCCCTCGCTGACGTGCCGGACATTGATCCGATTGACGGGTTAAAGGCGCTGCTGGCCTCGCCAAACTACGCGGCTAAACAATGGGTCTATGAACAATACGACAGTCAGGTGATGGCTGACACCGTCCGCGCACCTGGCCTTGGCGCGGGTATTGTGCGCGTGCACGGTACGGACAAATCGCTAGCCTTCACGTCGGATGTGACGCCGCGTTATGTCATGGCCAACCCCGAAAAAGGCGGCGCACAGGCCGTGGCAGAGGCCTACCGAAACCTGACGGCGGTGGGCGCAACCCCGTTGGCCACCACCGACAACATGAACTTTGGCAATCCCGAAAAGCCTGAAATCATGGGCCAATTCGTTGGTGCGATCAAAGGCATCGCTGCCGCCTGCATCGCACTGGACATGCCCATCGTGTCAGGCAACGTGTCGCTCTATAATGAAACCGACGGCACCGGCATCTTGCCCACGCCCACCATCGGCGCTGTCGGGCTGATCAATCACCCCGATGACATCATTCAAGGCGTCGCGCGCCAAGGACACGTCGCCCTTCTGGTTGGGACCACAACAGGCCACCTCGGTCAATCCGCACTACTGGCAGAAGCCTTTCATCGCGCCGATGGCGACGCGCCTGACGTCGACCTTGGAGCGGAAAAATTGCATGGCGACTTCATCCGCGCCAACGCACAGTGGATCGATGCCTGCACCGACCTTAGCGACGGCGGCCTCGCGCTCGCTGCGTTTGAGATGGCAGAAACAGCTGGCACGGGTGTCGCGCTCGACACTGCCGACACAGCCACATTGTTCGGCGAAGACCAAGCCCGCTATCTGATCGCCTGCACCTTTGATCAAGCCGAAGCCTTGATGGTCGCGGCTGGCAAGGCCGGCGTGCCAATTGCGTCGGTGGGTAAATTCGGCGGTGATCATGTCAGCATGGGCAGCAGCACAGGCCCCCTCGTTGACCTTGCCAGCCTCTTTCGGGCCACTTTTGCGAACACGTTTGCGACGTAATGCGCCGCGAACCTTGCCGCAGGCCTGCTGCGCCCCTACATCTGATGTTAACAATAGGACTCACCCATGCCCATTTCTGCCCCAGAAATCGAAAGCCTGCTTCGCGATGCGTTTCCGGACGCAAAGATCACCGTGCAAGGTGACGATGGCGCGCATTTTGCTGCTGAAGTGATCGACGCATCGTTCAAAGGCAAAAACCGCGTGCAACAGCAACGCGCGGTCTATGGTGCACTCAAGGGCAAAATGGATGGGTCAAACGGCGATCTGCACGCACTCGCCCTGACAACAAAGGCGCCTGAGTGATGTTAAACTGGCTGGTTTTTGGTGGTTTGGTTTTGGTCAGCGCGATACTCGCAGATGATTGGTACGCAAAACGCCATCGCCGCCCCCTCAGCCACATGAAACCCGATCCCAGAACGGTCAAGAACGCCACTGGGATGGAAGAACTCGACCGCACACGCGCCAATCAAACGATTGCGCGGACAGATTCAAAGGGACCAAAAATATGACCGCCGAAACCCAAATCAAAGAGACCGTGACCGCAAATGACGTTGTGCTGTTCATGAAGGGCACAAAATCCATGCCGCAGTGCGGGTTTTCAAGCCGCGTAGCGGGTGTTTTGAATTTCATGGGCGTCGAATTTGCAGACGTGAATGTATTGGCCGACGAAGACCTCCGTCAGGGCATCAAAGACTATTCTGACTGGCCAACTGTTCCGCAGCTTTACGTCAAAGGCGAATTCGTCGGCGGCTGCGATATCATCACCGAAATGACGATGTCAGGTGAACTTGATGCATTGTTCGCAGAAAACGGCGTCACCTACGACAAAGATGCCGCTGAAAAAATCCGCGAAGCCAACACGTAAGCATTTTAACGTAAAAAAAATGCCGCGTCCAATTTCTGAGGCGCGGCATTTTGATGTCTCGAACCGGGCTTCTCTAGGCAGATCGCCCTTCGACATCATCGGCCATCGCCTCAACCCGTGTCGCAATTTCGCTCATTGTCTCAATGACTTCGGTTGGTATGACCGGCACTTCAATGCGTTCGACGCCGCCTTGCGTCGTCGCCTTTTCAAGCTGTGCCTGTGCTTGCGCCAACTTTTCTTCGGCCGCGCGCACTTTGTCTTCCAAACCCGCCGTGCGGTCCGCCAACAACAGCCCCGCCATCAGCAACATCCGGCTTTCGGGCATCCGACCCACCTGCGTGGAAAGCGACGACGCTTCTACGTCCAGCATAGCCGCTGCCGTCATCAAAAACTGTTCTTCGCCGTCCTGACAGGCAACCTCAAAATTACGGCCCCCGATGGTGATTTCAATTTGTGGCATCGGCTGCCTCCCGTTCAATGATCGGCGTCAGTTCTTGCAGGATCGCGTCCATTTCCGCCGCGTCCGCTGCGCGTGTTGCGCGAAGCGCCTCAAGTTCGGCAAGCATGGCTTTGTTGACCAAATGCGGCTCGCTCACACCGTCGCTCACGGCTTCGCGAAGCTGCACATTGATATCGCGCAATTCTGCGTTCATTTGGCGCAACCGCTGTAATTCACGATCCATGCGCGCAGATCGTGCACGTCCTGCGTCGACGTTGCTTTCCAGCTTGGCCAGCTTTCCGTCCTGCCGATCCTTTAGAAGCTTTACACGCTCTTCGAGCTGCGCATTCGCTGTCTGTTCTTCGTCAAGCTTTGCACCTAGTTCAGCAACTTGCGCCGCAAGCGCGCCTGCATCAACGCCGTCACTATCGGGCTGCGATGTGATCAAAGGTGGCGGCACCGAAAGCCCGTCCAACCCCGTTTTTATGCGCTCCAACGCCGTCGTGATCCGCATTTCAAGTTGTGGAAATTCGCTCATCGCCTGTCCTTTCCAGACTTGGTTTGTTCACTTTGAACACACCCAAGAACCGCTTCGTTTGGGCTTTGCCTACGAATCGCGCCCATATGTATAAAGCTTAAGCCATGTGGCCCGAGGCAGCAAACGGTGAAAATGGTTCCATTTCAGCCCTCTACACTGCAGCCTTCATCCATCACGCAGACCAACTTTGATCGTGAGGGCCTTGATCTTGGGATCCGCCCTGTTATGACCTTGCGCAAAGCCAAACATCGCAGCCCAAAGGACCACTTTCATATGGACATCCAAGCCCTTCGCAAAGCCCACCCCGAGCATTGGATGCGCGCCGCCGCGATCCGCACCCTCACGCTGGACGCCGTCGCCGCCGCCAATTCCGGCCACTCCGGCATGCCCATGGGCATGGCTGACGTTGCCACGGTGTTGTTTGATAAACATCTGCGCTTTGACCCAAAAGCTCCGCACTGGCCCGACCGTGACCGTTTCATCTTGTCAGCTGGCCACGGGTCCATGTTGATCTACGCCCTGTTGCACTTGACCGGATACGAACAGGCGACGCTGCAACAACTTAAGGACTTCCGCCAATGGGGGTCGCGCACCGCAGGCCATCCAGAATATGGCCACATGGACGGCATTGAAACCACGACAGGTCCACTGGGCCAAGGCATCGCCAATTCTGTCGGCTTTGCGATTGCCGAAGAAATCCTGCGGGCACGTCACGGCGATTCAATCGTTAACCACCACACCTACGTTATCGCAGGCGACGGCTGCCTGATGGAAGGCATTTCCCAAGAGGCAATTGGCCTTGCAGGGATGCAAAAGCTTGGCCACCTGATTTGCTTCTTTGACAACAACAACATCACCATCGACGGCACTGTGGATATGGCCGACATCACCAACCAATCGGCGCGTTTCGTGGCGTCTGGCTGGCATGTCATCGACATCGACGGCCACGACCCCGATGCGATTGATGCGGCGATTACAGCGGCCAAGGCCGATCCCCGTCCGTCCATGATCAACTGCAAAACCCACATCGCGCTGGGCCACGCGGCGCAAGACACCTCCAAAGGCCACGGTGCTCTGACCGACGCAGGCCAATTGCAAGCCGCCAAAGACGCCTACGGCTGGACCTATGGACCGTTCGAAGTCCCGGCAAATGTAAAATCCCAGTGGGAAGCCATGGGGGAACGCGGTGCGCAAGCCCACGCCGACTGGCACACTCGGTTTGAAAAGCTGTCCAAGGCAAAGCAGGACGAATTCAACCGTGCCTTGGCCCTAGACGCCCCTAATAAACTGCCCGCGACCATCAAGGCGTTCAAGAAACAAGCCTCGGACGCCGGCGCAAAGATGGCGACACGCTCCTCGTCTGAAAAAGTCCTCGAAGTGATCAACCCGATCATGCAAGAAACTGTTGGCGGTTCAGCCGACCTGACAGGCTCCAACAATACCAAAACCTCTGATCTTGGTGTGTTTAGCCCCGACAACCGCGCGGGTCGCTACATCCATTTCGGTGTGCGCGAACACGGCATGGCCGCGGCGATGAACGGCATGGTCTTGCACGGCGGTATCCGGCCCTATTCCGGCACGTTCATGTGTTTCACCGACTATGCCCGCGGTGCCATGCGTCTGTCAGCTTTGATGGAAATCCCGACAGTTTACGTTATGACGCACGACAGCATTGGCCTTGGCGA from Octadecabacter antarcticus 307 includes the following:
- the purL gene encoding phosphoribosylformylglycinamidine synthase subunit PurL gives rise to the protein MQEPAITSDLISAHGLSLSEYYRILDIIGREPSFTELGIFSAMWNEHCSYKSSKKWLRTLPTQGPQVICGPGENAGIVDIGDGQCVVFKMESHNHPSYIEPYQGAATGVGGILRDVFTMGARPIAAMNSLSFGDPSHHKTRQLVHGVVAGVGGYGNCFGVPTVGGEVRFHPAYNGNCLVNAFAAGLADTDKIFYSAASGIGMPVVYLGAKTGRDGVGGATMASAEFDDTIEDKRPTVQVGDPFTEKRLMEATLELMATGAVISIQDMGAAGLTCSAVEMGDKGGLGVKLNLEDVPQRETNMTAYEMMLSESQERMLMVLKPELEAEARAVFVKWDLDFAIVGETIAEDRFLVLHNGVVKADLPLATLSGSAPEYDRPWVETPTPDPLADVPDIDPIDGLKALLASPNYAAKQWVYEQYDSQVMADTVRAPGLGAGIVRVHGTDKSLAFTSDVTPRYVMANPEKGGAQAVAEAYRNLTAVGATPLATTDNMNFGNPEKPEIMGQFVGAIKGIAAACIALDMPIVSGNVSLYNETDGTGILPTPTIGAVGLINHPDDIIQGVARQGHVALLVGTTTGHLGQSALLAEAFHRADGDAPDVDLGAEKLHGDFIRANAQWIDACTDLSDGGLALAAFEMAETAGTGVALDTADTATLFGEDQARYLIACTFDQAEALMVAAGKAGVPIASVGKFGGDHVSMGSSTGPLVDLASLFRATFANTFAT
- a CDS encoding BolA/IbaG family iron-sulfur metabolism protein, producing the protein MPISAPEIESLLRDAFPDAKITVQGDDGAHFAAEVIDASFKGKNRVQQQRAVYGALKGKMDGSNGDLHALALTTKAPE
- the grxD gene encoding Grx4 family monothiol glutaredoxin is translated as MTAETQIKETVTANDVVLFMKGTKSMPQCGFSSRVAGVLNFMGVEFADVNVLADEDLRQGIKDYSDWPTVPQLYVKGEFVGGCDIITEMTMSGELDALFAENGVTYDKDAAEKIREANT
- a CDS encoding cell division protein ZapA, which gives rise to MPQIEITIGGRNFEVACQDGEEQFLMTAAAMLDVEASSLSTQVGRMPESRMLLMAGLLLADRTAGLEDKVRAAEEKLAQAQAQLEKATTQGGVERIEVPVIPTEVIETMSEIATRVEAMADDVEGRSA
- the tkt gene encoding transketolase — translated: MDIQALRKAHPEHWMRAAAIRTLTLDAVAAANSGHSGMPMGMADVATVLFDKHLRFDPKAPHWPDRDRFILSAGHGSMLIYALLHLTGYEQATLQQLKDFRQWGSRTAGHPEYGHMDGIETTTGPLGQGIANSVGFAIAEEILRARHGDSIVNHHTYVIAGDGCLMEGISQEAIGLAGMQKLGHLICFFDNNNITIDGTVDMADITNQSARFVASGWHVIDIDGHDPDAIDAAITAAKADPRPSMINCKTHIALGHAAQDTSKGHGALTDAGQLQAAKDAYGWTYGPFEVPANVKSQWEAMGERGAQAHADWHTRFEKLSKAKQDEFNRALALDAPNKLPATIKAFKKQASDAGAKMATRSSSEKVLEVINPIMQETVGGSADLTGSNNTKTSDLGVFSPDNRAGRYIHFGVREHGMAAAMNGMVLHGGIRPYSGTFMCFTDYARGAMRLSALMEIPTVYVMTHDSIGLGEDGPTHQPIEHLALLRATPNTNVFRPADTVEVAEAWELAFTSKKTPSVLCLSRQGLPLVRTEHKTKNMTAQGAYVLADAVNGKRQAILMATGSEVSVAMDARAILEAEGIGTRVVSMPCWELFEEQDESIRKRVLPGGPVRVAIEAGIRFGWDRWLFGERGKRDKSGFVGMHGFGASAPAPVLFEKFGITPEATAQKVRDLLA